In Granulicatella elegans, one genomic interval encodes:
- a CDS encoding ATP-binding cassette domain-containing protein, translated as MITLSNVTIKTRQTIIENIDFTFNKGKVYGIVAINGSGKTTLFRAISQLIPVNSGNITTLSSFFYYENIEWFDLNLSGIDYLNYIKNIWKSTQSLNDEIDFWEMNDFIYLPIRKYSLGMKQRLLIAMYFISQAECWLMDEITNGLDEYFRTKFFNRIDKLNRENHLIILTSHYKEDLSKVCDKLLTIENGEIKEGQL; from the coding sequence ATGATTACACTTAGTAATGTTACCATAAAAACACGACAAACCATTATCGAAAATATTGATTTTACTTTTAATAAGGGAAAGGTTTATGGGATTGTTGCTATAAATGGGTCTGGAAAAACAACATTGTTTCGTGCTATAAGTCAGTTAATACCAGTAAATAGTGGAAATATAACAACTCTTTCTTCCTTTTTTTATTATGAAAATATAGAATGGTTCGATTTGAATTTAAGTGGAATTGACTATTTAAATTATATAAAAAATATCTGGAAATCAACTCAAAGTTTAAATGATGAAATAGATTTCTGGGAAATGAATGATTTTATTTATCTTCCAATTCGTAAATATTCATTAGGAATGAAACAACGATTATTAATTGCAATGTATTTTATTAGTCAAGCAGAATGTTGGCTAATGGATGAAATAACAAATGGATTAGATGAATATTTTCGTACTAAATTTTTTAACAGAATCGATAAATTAAATAGGGAAAATCACCTCATTATTTTAACTTCTCACTATAAAGAGGATTTAAGTAAAGTTTGTGATAAGCTTTTAACGATTGAAAATGGTGAAATTAAAGAGGGACAACTATGA
- a CDS encoding ABC-2 transporter family protein translates to MKQLFIFLFKKILKSRLNIAIIILLTICLSVSFYFNSQTAQHLTLENRLETHITENEKAIQKNEEKLSTLNDTLSDEYQFAKNNLELQKELLKQRNQILSLLEQQNWKEAYFLQWKNEERNYEIVSKQDYSSTELKVAINLEKEVYKSLYPLNIKAHNLDFPTYGIDQIVWVSSAIIPTLFLISIIFLITQLFTDRYKDGLDTSILLPFSRVKYAICTLGVGLSYVSLLYIGLCIFSLLSGIFNNGFGRLDYPYPILDVVSQNVSIVKIQDILFHSLMLNFLTFIVIVEVVYLVSLFLKQKTVSLFISLILIVGLIFGTNAIQPLQKYAHIIPFTYIRAVDILSGRFPIRIQNVNLNGDFGIMILPLFIVILFILIIFFEKFDTMSVKKLWNK, encoded by the coding sequence ATGAAACAATTATTTATATTTTTATTTAAAAAAATTTTAAAAAGTCGTTTAAACATAGCAATTATTATCTTATTAACAATATGTCTTAGTGTTTCTTTTTATTTCAATAGTCAAACAGCACAACATCTTACCTTAGAAAATCGCTTAGAAACACATATTACAGAGAATGAAAAAGCAATCCAAAAAAATGAAGAAAAATTATCTACACTGAACGACACTTTATCTGACGAATATCAGTTTGCAAAAAATAATTTAGAATTACAAAAAGAACTATTGAAACAAAGAAATCAAATTCTTTCGTTATTAGAACAACAAAATTGGAAAGAAGCTTATTTCTTACAATGGAAAAACGAAGAAAGAAATTATGAAATTGTTTCGAAACAAGATTACAGTAGTACTGAGTTAAAAGTGGCTATTAATCTAGAAAAGGAAGTCTATAAATCCTTGTACCCACTTAACATAAAAGCTCATAACTTAGATTTTCCAACTTATGGTATTGATCAAATTGTATGGGTATCAAGTGCGATAATTCCAACATTATTTTTAATTTCAATTATTTTCTTAATAACTCAGTTGTTTACAGATAGGTATAAAGATGGTTTAGATACATCAATATTACTCCCTTTTTCAAGAGTGAAGTATGCGATTTGTACGCTTGGAGTAGGATTGAGTTATGTAAGTTTATTATATATCGGGCTTTGTATTTTTTCTTTATTATCAGGTATTTTTAACAATGGTTTTGGCAGGTTGGATTATCCATATCCAATATTAGATGTTGTAAGTCAGAATGTGTCTATTGTTAAAATACAAGATATATTATTCCATAGTTTAATGTTAAATTTTTTAACGTTTATTGTGATTGTTGAAGTTGTTTATTTAGTTAGTTTATTTTTAAAACAAAAAACAGTTTCCTTATTTATTTCATTAATTCTGATTGTTGGGTTAATTTTTGGAACAAATGCCATTCAACCTCTTCAAAAATATGCACATATTATTCCATTTACATATATACGTGCAGTTGACATATTATCTGGAAGATTTCCAATAAGGATTCAAAATGTTAATTTGAATGGGGATTTTGGGATAATGATTCTTCCTTTATTCATAGTCATCTTGTTTATTTTAATTATATTTTTTGAAAAATTTGATACTATGTCTGTAAAGAAATTATGGAACAAATAA
- a CDS encoding heavy metal translocating P-type ATPase, translating to MKHQFKALEEFMEVFKLKYHQLLNGRATEESHHHEERSDELEEQHSHHHTHEHGKHHHHHEHHQDAHCHHNHDSHEHHSHTHCGSCSGHHHHEISWQRWVLAIGMFIGALILERSVGWIANALFLLTIAFIGKEIIAEGIMDTIQETKQFKQFRPNVHLLMTLAALGAIFIGKFEEAAMLIVIFTIAHSLEEYVEKKSRKDMTQLLQLQPKVALKQMSHGHFEEVDASSLEIGDIIQVLNGSQISADGMIIEGMSSVNQASVTGESIPVEKEVGNEVFAGTLNLTQTLLVKVTKKQQDSVLGKIITLVQEAGQSLTRTGSFLKKWEPVYVTIVLALFPVVLAIGILFLNWDFLTAFYRGMVYLIAVSPCALAASATPVTVAAISTLSRKGIFIKSGASLEKMSEVEAIAFDKTGTLTNGTPKVVSKVMDKDREFELYSILVSMERKVNHPLAFAIVESGLAYPTYSLSVIPKVGIGLEATYRNRTYRVGKPSSFATLGKYAEIVEQWMNEGKTVVVLSEDHLVVGAVALLDTPKEKAKQVIDYFKQENIQTMLLTGDSIQTAEAIANELEVDEVRANVLPEEKANTLKEWTMKYPTIAMVGDGINDAPALVSAEVGIAMGKGTDVAMESSDIVLMTSQLDSLKTLHKVSKLMMTVTKQNLLFSLFIVILLVILNFLGWSDLTLGVILHEGSTVVVLLHALRLIFTPIE from the coding sequence ATGAAACATCAATTTAAAGCTTTAGAAGAATTTATGGAAGTTTTTAAACTAAAATATCATCAATTATTGAATGGAAGAGCAACTGAAGAATCACATCATCATGAAGAACGCTCTGATGAACTGGAAGAACAGCACAGTCATCATCACACTCATGAACACGGGAAACATCACCACCATCATGAACATCACCAAGATGCCCATTGCCATCATAATCATGATTCTCATGAACATCATTCTCATACTCATTGTGGAAGTTGTTCTGGTCACCATCATCATGAAATTTCTTGGCAACGTTGGGTTCTTGCTATTGGAATGTTTATAGGAGCATTGATTTTAGAAAGAAGTGTAGGATGGATTGCGAATGCTTTATTCCTTTTAACGATTGCTTTTATTGGGAAAGAAATCATTGCTGAAGGCATTATGGATACAATACAGGAGACTAAACAATTTAAACAGTTTCGTCCAAATGTTCATTTACTGATGACACTTGCTGCTCTTGGAGCAATTTTTATTGGAAAATTTGAAGAAGCAGCAATGCTAATTGTTATTTTTACGATTGCTCATTCACTTGAAGAATATGTAGAAAAGAAAAGTCGTAAAGATATGACTCAATTATTACAATTGCAACCAAAAGTTGCATTAAAACAAATGAGTCATGGACATTTTGAGGAAGTGGATGCATCTTCTTTAGAAATTGGAGATATTATTCAAGTATTGAATGGAAGTCAAATTTCAGCAGATGGAATGATTATTGAAGGAATGTCTTCTGTTAATCAAGCTTCTGTAACTGGTGAATCTATTCCAGTTGAAAAAGAAGTAGGGAATGAAGTATTTGCTGGAACTTTAAATCTGACACAAACATTGCTGGTTAAGGTTACTAAAAAACAACAAGATAGTGTACTTGGAAAGATTATTACTTTAGTGCAAGAAGCCGGTCAATCATTAACTCGTACGGGAAGTTTTTTAAAGAAATGGGAACCAGTCTATGTCACAATCGTATTGGCTTTATTCCCTGTTGTATTAGCGATCGGAATTCTATTTTTAAACTGGGATTTCTTAACAGCTTTTTATCGTGGAATGGTTTATTTAATTGCCGTATCTCCATGTGCACTAGCCGCTAGTGCAACACCGGTAACAGTAGCTGCTATTTCAACTTTATCTAGAAAAGGAATCTTTATTAAATCTGGAGCTTCTTTAGAAAAAATGTCTGAAGTTGAAGCGATTGCTTTTGATAAAACTGGTACACTTACAAATGGAACACCGAAAGTTGTGTCCAAAGTAATGGATAAAGATCGTGAATTTGAATTATATTCCATTCTTGTATCGATGGAGAGAAAAGTAAATCATCCATTAGCCTTTGCAATCGTAGAATCTGGATTAGCTTATCCTACTTATTCATTATCTGTTATACCAAAAGTAGGAATTGGATTAGAAGCAACTTATAGAAATCGCACGTATCGTGTTGGAAAACCTTCTAGTTTCGCTACATTAGGAAAATATGCAGAAATTGTTGAACAGTGGATGAATGAAGGGAAAACCGTTGTAGTTTTGAGTGAAGACCATTTAGTAGTTGGAGCAGTAGCGCTATTAGATACTCCAAAAGAAAAAGCAAAACAAGTGATTGATTATTTCAAACAAGAAAATATTCAAACGATGCTTTTAACGGGAGATTCTATTCAAACGGCTGAGGCAATTGCTAACGAATTAGAAGTGGATGAAGTTAGAGCCAATGTATTACCAGAAGAAAAAGCAAATACTCTAAAAGAGTGGACCATGAAATATCCGACAATTGCAATGGTAGGAGATGGTATTAATGATGCACCAGCATTAGTGAGTGCAGAAGTTGGGATTGCAATGGGAAAAGGAACTGATGTTGCAATGGAATCAAGTGATATTGTATTAATGACTAGTCAATTAGATTCTTTAAAAACATTACATAAAGTTTCAAAATTAATGATGACCGTTACAAAGCAAAACTTACTTTTTTCACTATTTATTGTAATTTTATTAGTGATTTTAAATTTTCTAGGATGGAGTGATCTAACTCTTGGAGTCATTCTTCACGAAGGAAGTACAGTAGTAGTGCTATTACATGCATTAAGGTTAATTTTTACGCCAATTGAATAA